The proteins below come from a single Parageobacillus thermoglucosidasius genomic window:
- a CDS encoding RNA polymerase sigma factor: MNDFELGEKLHEQLERVKVYLLKMGASLQDAEDITQETAYKFLTYIDSVNIENVESWLFRVSVNQYYDLCRKHNRQKNISLKFNYKELFEEFTPEKAVLQKEFEKDIYILLDRLKPKYAQFLILKYSIGLKLTEIAALYDMKVDSVKTIIHRARKQFIEEYRRHQNERRE; the protein is encoded by the coding sequence ATGAATGATTTCGAATTAGGGGAGAAACTACATGAACAATTGGAGCGAGTGAAGGTTTATCTTTTAAAAATGGGAGCAAGTCTGCAGGATGCTGAGGATATTACCCAAGAAACGGCTTACAAATTTTTAACTTATATAGACTCCGTGAATATTGAAAATGTAGAAAGTTGGCTTTTTCGTGTATCAGTTAACCAATATTACGATTTATGCCGCAAACATAATAGACAAAAAAATATTTCATTGAAATTCAACTACAAAGAGTTATTTGAGGAATTCACTCCTGAAAAAGCAGTCCTTCAAAAAGAATTCGAAAAAGACATTTATATCCTTCTAGACCGACTCAAACCAAAATATGCGCAATTTCTAATTTTAAAATACAGCATAGGCTTAAAACTAACAGAAATTGCAGCTTTATATGATATGAAAGTAGATTCCGTTAAGACCATCATTCACAGAGCACGAAAACAATTCATAGAGGAATACAGGAGGCATCAAAATGAACGAAGAGAATGA
- a CDS encoding IS256 family transposase yields the protein MAQYHITLNDELLHGLFTRDEGLAKLLEQVLNQILEAQVEEQLGARRYERTEERKGYRNGSYPRQLTTRVGRLTLRVPRTRDGEFSTELFQRYQRSEQALVLALMEMVVNGVSTRKITQITEELCGTSFSKSTVSSLCKGLDPIIQDWNYRSLHEHVYPFVLVDAIYTKVREDGRVRSRAVLIATGVNEEGYREILGLQIGNSESESSWSEFFGWLKDRGLRGVDLIISDQHGGLVQAIEKHFQGATWQRCQTHFIRNILDAAPKYMQDALLEEIRGILHAPNKQTARLLLEQVLAKWEEKAPKAMQILEEGFEDATAVLDYPDRYRRRLRTTNGVERLNEEIRRRERVIRIFPNRESVYRLVGAVLIEIDEKWMSGRKYLDMAEYWKWRKTKEQGVRSVNQEAPAIKRVG from the coding sequence ATGGCTCAATATCATATTACCCTAAATGATGAACTTTTGCACGGGTTATTCACCAGAGATGAGGGATTAGCTAAGCTATTGGAACAAGTCCTCAATCAAATCCTCGAGGCACAAGTAGAAGAACAGCTGGGAGCTCGCCGTTATGAACGAACGGAAGAACGAAAAGGCTATCGAAACGGTTCGTATCCACGCCAGCTGACGACCCGGGTAGGACGGTTGACCTTGCGCGTTCCACGGACAAGAGATGGGGAGTTCTCTACGGAACTGTTCCAACGGTATCAACGGAGCGAACAAGCACTGGTACTGGCACTAATGGAAATGGTGGTAAACGGGGTGTCTACCCGAAAAATCACTCAAATCACGGAGGAATTATGCGGCACTTCGTTTTCCAAATCCACGGTCTCCTCACTGTGCAAGGGACTGGATCCGATTATCCAAGACTGGAATTATCGTTCCCTTCATGAACACGTGTATCCGTTTGTGCTAGTAGATGCTATTTATACGAAAGTCCGGGAGGATGGACGAGTACGCTCCAGAGCCGTGTTGATCGCTACAGGAGTGAATGAGGAAGGATATCGAGAAATTCTTGGCCTGCAAATCGGAAACAGTGAATCGGAGTCCAGCTGGAGCGAGTTCTTCGGATGGCTGAAAGACCGGGGACTCCGGGGAGTGGACTTGATCATCTCGGATCAGCACGGTGGGCTGGTGCAAGCCATTGAAAAGCATTTCCAAGGCGCTACATGGCAACGATGCCAGACACATTTTATTCGTAATATCCTCGATGCCGCACCAAAGTATATGCAGGATGCCTTGCTCGAGGAGATTCGTGGGATTCTTCATGCTCCAAATAAGCAAACGGCCCGGCTGTTATTGGAACAAGTGCTGGCCAAATGGGAAGAAAAAGCCCCAAAAGCCATGCAAATCCTCGAAGAGGGATTCGAAGACGCCACCGCCGTATTGGACTATCCGGACCGTTATCGTCGGCGTCTGCGCACGACCAACGGAGTGGAACGGCTGAACGAAGAAATTCGTCGCAGAGAACGGGTCATCCGCATCTTTCCGAACCGGGAATCGGTGTATCGCCTCGTTGGTGCCGTGTTGATCGAAATCGATGAAAAATGGATGTCAGGGCGCAAATACTTGGATATGGCTGAATATTGGAAGTGGCGGAAAACGAAAGAGCAAGGAGTCCGATCGGTGAATCAGGAGGCTCCGGCGATCAAGAGAGTGGGATAA
- a CDS encoding anti sigma factor C-terminal domain-containing protein: protein MNEENEFLPQDPDFRKLVKKAKRNSALRIVVISLIISIIVVIAFYFVGNSIMINKVNEEVRNDAIWHSIHGANIEEQGTSINYSLFSATSKTEFIKKVNGIPVPWVPVEKEYSIFGQSKIIISKGASGTGNVDEKRIPMYFNGERVIEFIHPKVNSSLFDDRSIVSSMDDDKVIELALSFDKGYKVTDVQKIFNKNISWFWVDTYSESDIKNYNNFIKETGKDFTIIGDDAIGFHYINQPESKWGAEYFIRSLKELKQNGSYKDVADKIIQNITHSNKEKLSAENLEIIGVVITGTPSEIEKFNNVPFVRAASLGVTADRY from the coding sequence ATGAACGAAGAGAATGAGTTTCTTCCGCAAGATCCAGATTTCCGGAAACTGGTTAAAAAGGCAAAACGGAATTCTGCTTTAAGGATAGTTGTTATATCTCTAATTATAAGCATAATTGTCGTCATAGCTTTTTACTTTGTTGGTAACTCCATCATGATAAATAAGGTTAATGAAGAAGTGAGAAATGATGCAATATGGCATAGTATCCACGGTGCCAATATAGAAGAACAAGGAACAAGTATTAACTATTCGTTGTTTTCAGCAACTTCAAAAACAGAGTTTATCAAAAAAGTAAATGGCATTCCTGTGCCTTGGGTGCCTGTAGAGAAAGAGTATTCCATCTTCGGCCAGTCAAAAATTATCATTTCAAAAGGTGCAAGTGGAACTGGAAATGTAGATGAAAAAAGAATTCCGATGTACTTTAATGGAGAAAGAGTCATTGAATTTATTCATCCTAAAGTCAACTCTTCTTTATTTGATGATAGAAGCATTGTTTCCAGCATGGACGATGATAAAGTAATAGAATTGGCTCTTTCCTTTGATAAAGGCTATAAAGTAACGGATGTTCAAAAAATATTCAATAAAAATATCTCTTGGTTTTGGGTTGATACCTATAGTGAGTCAGACATAAAAAATTATAATAACTTCATTAAAGAAACAGGAAAAGATTTTACTATCATTGGTGATGATGCAATTGGTTTTCATTACATCAATCAACCAGAGAGCAAATGGGGAGCAGAATACTTCATCCGCAGCTTAAAGGAACTTAAGCAGAACGGTTCTTATAAAGATGTAGCCGATAAAATCATTCAAAATATTACGCATAGCAACAAAGAGAAATTGTCAGCCGAAAACCTTGAAATTATAGGTGTAGTAATCACCGGAACTCCTAGCGAAATTGAAAAATTTAATAACGTGCCTTTTGTTCGAGCCGCTTCCCTTGGAGTCACTGCTGATAGATATTAA